The following coding sequences lie in one Streptosporangiales bacterium genomic window:
- a CDS encoding SDR family oxidoreductase, with translation MSTLVVTGGAKGIGRGVAEAYANDGWSVVIADADAGAAAATAAELGTAHIVVDVTDRAALVAAFAEVAAGNGGIDALVTCAGITRVGPSAEQSAADWEAVIGIDLTGTFYSCQAAFPHLGDGGAIVTVASIAAFRGMAERAAYCAAKAGVVAVTRTLATEWARHGIRVNSVAPGWVDTPFLRDAAAKGYVDLDELAKRPPMGRIATVAEIVGSVRFLLSGDAGLVTGQTLAVDGGWVNAG, from the coding sequence ATGAGCACTCTTGTCGTGACCGGCGGCGCCAAGGGCATCGGACGCGGCGTGGCCGAGGCGTACGCGAACGACGGCTGGTCGGTGGTCATCGCGGATGCCGACGCCGGCGCCGCGGCGGCGACCGCCGCGGAGCTCGGTACCGCGCACATCGTCGTCGACGTGACCGACCGGGCGGCGCTCGTCGCCGCCTTCGCGGAGGTGGCGGCCGGCAACGGGGGGATCGACGCGCTCGTCACGTGCGCCGGGATCACCCGCGTCGGGCCGTCGGCCGAGCAGTCGGCCGCCGACTGGGAGGCGGTCATCGGCATCGACCTCACCGGCACGTTCTACTCGTGCCAGGCCGCGTTCCCCCACCTCGGCGACGGCGGGGCGATCGTCACGGTCGCCTCGATCGCCGCGTTCCGCGGGATGGCCGAACGCGCGGCGTACTGCGCGGCCAAGGCCGGCGTCGTCGCGGTCACCCGCACCCTGGCGACCGAGTGGGCGCGGCACGGGATCCGGGTGAACTCGGTCGCCCCCGGCTGGGTCGACACGCCGTTCCTCCGCGACGCCGCCGCGAAGGGCTACGTCGACCTCGACGAGCTCGCCAAGCGCCCGCCGATGGGGCGCATCGCCACCGTCGCCGAGATCGTGGGTTCCGTGCGCTTCCTGCTGTCGGGCGACGCCGGGCTCGTCACGGGACAGACGCTCGCCGTCGACGGCGGCTGGGTCAACGCCGGCTAG
- a CDS encoding histidine phosphatase family protein has protein sequence MTAESTRRLVVFRHAKSARPTDIDDHDRPLAPRGERDASAAGRWLDAAGWTPDTVLCSTAVRARHTWRGAADVLSATPPVTYERRLYLADVPTLVDLVRATPDDVGTLVLVGHNPGLEDLVVTLAGGAVGDAGERVEAKFPTSAIAVLTVPGAWSALGPRVATLVEVAVPRG, from the coding sequence ATGACCGCCGAATCGACCAGACGCCTCGTCGTCTTCCGGCACGCCAAGTCCGCACGTCCCACCGACATCGACGACCACGACCGTCCGCTGGCGCCGCGTGGCGAGCGCGACGCCTCCGCCGCCGGCCGGTGGCTGGACGCCGCGGGCTGGACCCCCGACACCGTCCTGTGCTCGACGGCGGTGCGGGCCAGGCACACCTGGCGGGGTGCGGCGGACGTGCTGTCGGCGACGCCGCCGGTCACGTACGAGCGGCGCCTGTACCTCGCGGACGTGCCCACCCTCGTCGACCTGGTCCGGGCGACACCGGACGACGTCGGCACGTTGGTGCTGGTGGGGCACAACCCCGGACTCGAGGACCTGGTCGTGACGCTGGCCGGCGGCGCGGTCGGCGACGCCGGAGAACGCGTCGAGGCGAAGTTCCCCACGTCCGCGATCGCGGTGCTGACCGTGCCGGGCGCGTGGTCGGCGCTCGGCCCGCGCGTCGCCACCCTCGTCGAGGTCGCCGTTCCTCGCGGCTAG
- a CDS encoding dienelactone hydrolase family protein, protein MDDAMQAGTVRIEGHGGDEIEAYLARPLTPGSYGGVVVIHHLPGYDAAAKEIVRRFAVNGYLAICPNLYTREAPGADPDDAAATARAAGGVPDDRLVGDVGGAATYLRSLESSNGRAGVIGYCSGGRQSFLAACSLDLDAAVDCYGAFVVGSPPEGHPLQVVPVIDKAPDLSCPLLGLFGADDKFPSPDDVAEIERELTRLGKTFEFHSYDDAGHAFFAVDRPSYRPHAANDGWERVFTWFDRYLSA, encoded by the coding sequence ATGGACGATGCGATGCAGGCGGGAACCGTACGGATCGAGGGACACGGCGGCGACGAGATCGAGGCGTATCTCGCGAGACCGCTGACACCTGGCTCGTACGGCGGTGTCGTGGTCATCCATCACCTGCCTGGCTACGACGCCGCGGCCAAGGAGATCGTCAGGAGGTTCGCCGTGAACGGCTACCTCGCGATCTGCCCCAACCTCTACACCCGCGAGGCGCCCGGCGCCGACCCCGACGACGCCGCCGCCACGGCACGCGCTGCCGGTGGCGTGCCCGACGACCGGTTGGTCGGCGACGTCGGCGGCGCTGCCACGTACCTGCGTTCGCTCGAGTCGTCGAACGGCAGGGCCGGCGTCATCGGCTACTGCTCCGGCGGCCGGCAGTCGTTCCTCGCCGCGTGCTCGCTCGACCTCGACGCGGCCGTCGACTGCTACGGCGCCTTCGTCGTCGGCTCGCCTCCCGAGGGCCACCCGCTCCAGGTCGTGCCCGTCATCGACAAGGCCCCCGACCTGTCCTGCCCGCTGCTCGGGCTCTTCGGCGCCGACGACAAGTTCCCCTCCCCCGACGACGTCGCGGAGATCGAGCGGGAGCTGACCAGGCTCGGCAAGACGTTCGAGTTCCACTCCTACGACGACGCGGGTCACGCGTTCTTCGCCGTCGACCGGCCGAGCTACCGACCGCACGCGGCGAACGACGGCTGGGAGCGCGTCTTCACCTGGTTCGACCGCTACCTGTCCGCCTGA
- the thrS gene encoding threonine--tRNA ligase, whose translation MHDHRSLGRELGLFDTDPMIGAGLPYWLPDGAVVRHALEEYIRDEERRAGYRHVYSPVVGKRELYEISGHWSHYSDDMFPAMDVGGEQFVLRPSLCPHHAVIYRSRSHSYRELPLRMAELGGQYRSELSGVLGGLVRVRGMQLDDAHVFCTPDGIADEALAALAMIRRAYDALDISPSCYRLSLPGPGGKYVAAPELWRRSTAMLTDVLDLAGLPYEAAEGEAAFYGPKIDVQFTDSAGREIALSTIQIDFHQPERFDLQYVGADGAKHRPVMLHHSIIGSMERAVAFLVEQHGGALPAWLAPTQLAILPISDTELPNAEALARRCTDLGLRAEIAGPEHGSLGARIRDARHAPYQAVIGAKEATDDHVALRLRDGRRLDPQPAEDVLTRIAAVVDARSSTLWES comes from the coding sequence ATGCACGACCACCGCAGCCTCGGCCGCGAGCTGGGCCTGTTCGACACCGACCCGATGATCGGCGCGGGACTGCCGTACTGGCTGCCCGACGGCGCGGTCGTACGGCACGCCCTGGAGGAGTACATCCGCGACGAGGAACGTCGAGCGGGCTACCGGCACGTGTACTCGCCGGTGGTCGGCAAGCGTGAGCTGTACGAGATCTCGGGACACTGGTCGCACTACTCCGACGACATGTTCCCCGCCATGGACGTAGGCGGTGAGCAGTTCGTCCTGCGCCCGAGCCTGTGCCCGCACCACGCGGTGATCTACCGCTCCCGCTCCCACAGCTACCGTGAGCTGCCCCTGCGCATGGCCGAGCTGGGCGGGCAGTACCGCTCCGAGCTCTCCGGCGTGCTCGGCGGGCTCGTCCGCGTCCGTGGCATGCAGCTGGACGACGCGCACGTCTTCTGCACCCCGGACGGGATCGCCGACGAGGCCCTGGCCGCCCTGGCGATGATCCGCCGGGCGTACGACGCGCTCGACATCAGCCCCAGCTGCTACCGGCTCTCGCTCCCGGGCCCCGGCGGGAAGTACGTCGCCGCCCCCGAGCTGTGGCGACGGTCCACCGCGATGCTGACCGACGTCCTCGACCTCGCCGGCCTGCCCTACGAGGCCGCCGAAGGAGAGGCCGCGTTCTACGGCCCCAAGATCGACGTCCAGTTCACCGACAGTGCGGGCCGGGAGATCGCGCTGTCCACCATCCAGATCGACTTCCACCAGCCTGAGAGGTTCGACTTGCAGTACGTCGGCGCGGACGGCGCGAAGCACCGGCCGGTCATGCTGCACCACAGCATCATCGGCAGCATGGAGCGAGCCGTCGCCTTCCTCGTCGAGCAGCACGGCGGCGCCCTCCCCGCCTGGCTCGCACCCACCCAGCTGGCGATCCTGCCGATCTCCGACACCGAGCTGCCGAACGCCGAAGCACTCGCCCGTCGATGCACCGACCTCGGGCTGCGAGCCGAGATCGCTGGCCCGGAACACGGCAGCCTCGGCGCCCGCATCCGCGACGCCCGCCACGCGCCCTACCAGGCAGTGATCGGCGCCAAGGAGGCGACCGACGACCACGTCGCGCTGCGCCTGCGCGACGGACGCCGCCTCGACCCGCAGCCCGCCGAAGACGTCCTCACCCGCATCGCCGCGGTCGTCGACGCCCGGAGCAGCACCCTCTGGGAGAGCTGA
- a CDS encoding PHP domain-containing protein — protein sequence MLPPDDHVHSEWSYDAVYSGSMERTCERAVAVGLPAVAFTEHVDFTDWGEGDAVPDGDPAISRRWVQPLDVEGYQASVQRCREMFPDLRILTGIETGEPHLFAGSVSRVLKAGTFDRVLGSLHSIRYGDQLTDPAELLGVLPPGEVMRAYLAEVVRLVENSDVFQVLAHVDFPRRYWRRSAGPYDERVFRDEYQAVFRALASTDRVLEINTKSPLASAELIRWWYDAGGPAVSFGSDTHAPGRVGDQFPLAVDVAEAAGFRPGRDRFDFWRR from the coding sequence ATGCTGCCTCCCGATGACCACGTGCACTCCGAATGGTCGTACGACGCGGTGTACTCCGGTTCGATGGAGCGCACCTGTGAACGCGCCGTGGCGGTCGGGCTGCCGGCCGTCGCGTTCACCGAGCACGTCGACTTCACCGACTGGGGTGAGGGCGACGCCGTGCCCGACGGCGACCCGGCGATCAGTCGCAGGTGGGTGCAGCCGCTCGACGTCGAGGGCTACCAGGCGAGCGTGCAACGGTGTCGCGAGATGTTCCCCGACCTGAGGATCCTCACCGGCATCGAGACGGGCGAGCCGCACCTGTTCGCGGGGAGCGTCAGCCGGGTGCTCAAGGCGGGCACGTTCGATCGCGTGCTCGGCTCACTGCATTCGATCAGGTACGGCGACCAGCTCACCGACCCGGCCGAGCTGCTCGGCGTGCTCCCGCCGGGTGAGGTGATGCGCGCGTACCTCGCCGAGGTGGTCAGGCTCGTCGAGAACAGCGACGTGTTCCAGGTGTTGGCCCACGTCGACTTCCCGCGCCGGTACTGGCGTCGTTCCGCGGGTCCGTACGACGAGCGGGTGTTCCGCGACGAGTACCAGGCCGTCTTCCGTGCCCTCGCGTCGACCGACCGCGTGCTCGAGATCAACACCAAGAGCCCGCTGGCGTCGGCCGAGCTGATCCGGTGGTGGTACGACGCGGGCGGCCCGGCGGTGTCGTTCGGCAGCGACACGCATGCGCCGGGGCGGGTGGGCGACCAGTTCCCGTTGGCGGTCGACGTGGCGGAGGCCGCGGGATTCCGGCCCGGGCGGGACCGGTTCGACTTCTGGCGCCGGTGA
- a CDS encoding MFS transporter, translating to MRYLSGATTARLGDDMSAPAVLLFGLAVTGSPADAALVLTGLTVSTAVGGPVLGAMLDRSPIAGRLLAVMLGLYGLGVAALLAVLPTLPLTVVVSVGVAAGLFAPALTGAWTAQLERVASPDLMLRGYALDTGTYNAAGLVGPGLAAVLATVFDAAAAVAVSAVLVLAAIPFALTLPARPPAPGPPRTRTSLVADVHAGFAAIVRSADLAAATALSLVSYAGYAAFVVSVPGLGERISGRATLGPLLLSVSAVAALVAVAAVARWLPRARPYPLLLAATALVGVGLAVAASAHHAWWGVVAAVLVGLGAGPQLAALFGVRHAEAPARLRTQVFTTAASLKTGAFAIGAAVGGRLAEYSVTWSLLAAAAAQPVALTLASAVRYVPGRGRRRPRVPAGERALCEHEGDAASR from the coding sequence GTGCGGTACCTCTCCGGTGCGACGACCGCACGCCTCGGCGACGACATGTCGGCGCCCGCCGTGCTGCTGTTCGGTCTGGCCGTCACCGGGTCTCCGGCGGACGCCGCGCTGGTGCTGACCGGCCTGACCGTGTCGACGGCCGTCGGCGGACCGGTGCTCGGCGCGATGCTCGACCGGTCACCGATCGCCGGGCGCCTCCTTGCCGTGATGCTCGGCTTGTACGGGCTCGGCGTCGCCGCGCTCCTCGCGGTGCTGCCGACCCTGCCGCTCACCGTCGTGGTGTCCGTCGGCGTGGCCGCGGGACTGTTCGCACCGGCGTTGACCGGGGCGTGGACGGCGCAGTTGGAGCGGGTGGCGTCGCCAGACCTGATGTTGCGTGGGTACGCGCTCGACACCGGGACGTACAACGCCGCCGGCCTCGTCGGCCCCGGGCTCGCGGCCGTCCTGGCGACCGTCTTCGACGCCGCGGCCGCCGTCGCCGTGTCGGCCGTGCTGGTACTGGCGGCGATCCCCTTCGCCCTCACGCTTCCCGCGCGGCCACCGGCGCCGGGTCCGCCGCGCACGCGCACGTCGCTCGTCGCCGACGTGCACGCGGGTTTCGCCGCAATCGTGCGCAGCGCCGACCTCGCGGCGGCGACCGCGCTGTCGCTGGTCTCGTACGCCGGGTACGCGGCCTTCGTCGTCTCCGTGCCCGGTCTCGGGGAGCGGATCAGCGGCCGCGCGACGCTCGGCCCGCTGCTGCTGTCGGTCAGCGCGGTCGCGGCGCTCGTCGCGGTCGCCGCCGTCGCGCGCTGGCTGCCCCGCGCCCGTCCGTACCCGTTGCTGCTCGCCGCGACGGCTCTCGTCGGAGTGGGGCTCGCGGTGGCAGCGTCGGCGCACCACGCGTGGTGGGGCGTGGTCGCGGCGGTCCTGGTAGGACTCGGTGCGGGCCCGCAGCTCGCGGCGCTGTTCGGTGTACGGCACGCGGAGGCGCCGGCGCGGCTGCGTACCCAGGTGTTCACGACGGCCGCGAGCCTCAAGACCGGGGCGTTCGCGATCGGTGCCGCGGTGGGCGGCCGGCTCGCCGAGTACTCGGTGACGTGGTCCCTGCTGGCCGCGGCGGCCGCGCAGCCGGTGGCCCTGACGCTGGCGTCCGCGGTGCGGTACGTGCCCGGCCGTGGACGACGTCGCCCCCGCGTACCCGCAGGTGAGCGTGCGTTGTGCGAGCATGAAGGCGATGCTGCCTCCCGATGA
- a CDS encoding CGNR zinc finger domain-containing protein: MLTSGSSPAAAARRAAELVGVLTGPDAATDSRTLADLVSAVLAEHGEPDIGELTSADVDDLRAAAAELRRVFEAAAVDEAAETLNVLLRRHAGPPRLTRHGDTGWHLHIDADDDGPWGTWLITSSAWALSVLLADQQRLPVGICAAPTCSTPYVDVGHGTGRQYCSTRCATRVRVATHRKRTATDS; this comes from the coding sequence ATGCTGACCTCGGGCTCGTCACCGGCCGCGGCCGCGAGGCGCGCCGCGGAACTGGTCGGCGTCCTCACCGGACCCGACGCCGCGACGGACTCCCGTACGCTCGCCGACCTGGTGTCCGCCGTCCTCGCCGAGCATGGCGAGCCCGACATCGGCGAGCTCACCTCGGCGGACGTCGACGACCTCCGCGCGGCCGCCGCCGAGCTGCGGCGGGTGTTCGAGGCCGCGGCCGTCGACGAGGCCGCCGAGACCCTCAACGTGCTGCTGCGACGGCATGCGGGACCGCCCCGCCTCACCAGGCACGGCGACACGGGTTGGCACCTGCACATCGACGCCGACGACGACGGACCGTGGGGCACCTGGCTGATCACGTCGTCGGCCTGGGCGCTCTCCGTCCTGCTCGCCGATCAGCAGCGCCTCCCGGTCGGCATCTGCGCGGCACCCACCTGCTCGACGCCGTACGTCGACGTGGGTCACGGCACCGGCCGTCAGTACTGCTCCACCCGCTGCGCCACCCGCGTGCGAGTCGCCACCCACCGCAAGCGCACCGCCACCGACTCCTGA
- a CDS encoding MFS transporter produces MAHPASTPVPAPGTARRALLSSLAGTTVEWYEFFIYGTAAALVFGNLFFPEFDPLVSTLLSLSTFAVAFVARPIGGAIFGHFGDRIGRKSTLVITLTMMGGGTFLIGVLPTYDQIGVWAPIALVVLRLIQGLSLGGEYSGAVLMSVEHAGRGRRGLFGAIVNTGSSWGLLVANVVFLVTSGLMPDAAFAAWGWRIPFLLSAILVALGLFIRLKVQESPEFDALRTAGEVRRTPLSEVLRGHLRPVLLMALSYVSAGATFYLAAVFSLGYGEQLGVSRNTMLTLVLLGTLLTVAGMPFFGWLSDRHDRKRIFLIGTAVMMISPFAWFLMLNTRVPLIMLGGFIVFFLPFCANYGTMPTFFAQVFPASIRYSGMAIGYTLGTVLGSATAPLIATYLLGVTGTWLSIAAYMVVAGLISFVAALFLVVDRSSVEQYAGGTKLVADSP; encoded by the coding sequence ATGGCCCACCCCGCTTCGACACCCGTCCCCGCGCCCGGAACCGCACGCCGGGCGCTCCTCTCGAGCCTGGCCGGCACCACGGTCGAGTGGTACGAGTTCTTCATCTACGGGACAGCCGCGGCCCTCGTCTTCGGCAACCTCTTCTTCCCCGAGTTCGATCCGCTGGTGAGCACGCTGCTCTCGCTGTCGACGTTCGCCGTCGCCTTCGTCGCACGGCCCATCGGCGGTGCGATCTTCGGCCACTTCGGCGACCGCATCGGCCGCAAGTCCACGCTGGTCATCACGCTCACGATGATGGGCGGCGGCACGTTCCTGATCGGTGTGCTGCCCACGTACGACCAGATCGGGGTCTGGGCACCGATCGCACTCGTGGTGCTGCGGTTGATCCAAGGGCTGTCCCTCGGCGGCGAGTACAGCGGCGCCGTGCTGATGAGCGTCGAGCACGCGGGGCGTGGTCGGCGCGGCCTGTTCGGCGCGATCGTCAACACCGGCTCGTCGTGGGGACTGCTCGTCGCGAACGTCGTCTTCCTCGTGACATCGGGACTGATGCCGGACGCGGCGTTCGCCGCGTGGGGCTGGCGCATCCCCTTCCTGCTCAGTGCCATCCTCGTCGCCCTCGGCCTGTTCATCCGGCTCAAGGTGCAGGAGAGCCCGGAGTTCGACGCGCTGCGGACCGCCGGCGAGGTGCGCCGCACACCGCTGTCCGAAGTGCTGCGAGGTCACCTACGACCGGTACTGCTGATGGCGCTGTCGTACGTGTCCGCAGGTGCCACGTTCTACCTGGCGGCGGTCTTCTCACTGGGCTACGGCGAACAGCTCGGCGTGAGCAGGAACACGATGCTCACCCTCGTCCTGCTCGGGACGCTGCTGACCGTCGCCGGCATGCCCTTCTTCGGCTGGCTGTCCGATCGTCACGACCGCAAGAGGATCTTCCTCATCGGCACGGCGGTCATGATGATCTCGCCGTTCGCCTGGTTCCTGATGCTGAACACCCGTGTCCCGTTGATCATGCTCGGCGGCTTCATCGTGTTCTTCCTCCCGTTCTGCGCGAACTACGGCACGATGCCGACGTTCTTCGCCCAGGTCTTCCCGGCGTCCATCAGATACAGCGGAATGGCCATCGGCTACACCCTCGGCACGGTCCTGGGCAGTGCGACCGCGCCGCTCATCGCGACGTACCTGCTCGGCGTCACCGGCACGTGGCTCTCCATCGCGGCGTACATGGTCGTGGCCGGCCTGATCTCGTTCGTCGCCGCCCTGTTCCTCGTCGTCGACAGGAGCAGCGTCGAGCAGTACGCCGGCGGCACCAAGCTCGTCGCCGACTCCCCGTGA
- a CDS encoding LLM class flavin-dependent oxidoreductase produces MRFGFISEAETPPGFTHRQRYMEVVDEMLLAEKVGFDLVGTSEQHFAIGGVSVSAPETLYPYVMALTSRVRFIHAITLMPMRFNHPLRVAERLATEDILSNGRVELGTGRGNTTLALRAFEVGAEENKAQWSEGLDLLRAAFLHDPFHFEGEYYKVPPRSLTPKPVQIPHPPISVAATSPETHRQAAQKGIGAISSSSFMGFDYLKNALGLYDETFESTTHDHPTNYSKSVMIFGSLICLDSLEEAVAAVPPALTYAKNALGAYERLSKLSADYAYMGAVKDVDFHDQDFMLNESAGFIVGDPAECIRQVQRYADLGIDTLLMRIDSIPHDVIMRTIELFGKHVIPHFQAPQNVVKPTDDVLDEIRALRPVHEERLKELESRLAGQPA; encoded by the coding sequence ATGCGTTTCGGATTCATCAGCGAGGCGGAGACCCCGCCAGGATTCACCCACCGTCAGCGGTACATGGAAGTCGTCGACGAGATGCTCCTCGCAGAGAAGGTCGGTTTCGACCTCGTCGGCACGTCGGAGCAGCACTTCGCCATCGGCGGGGTCTCGGTGTCGGCACCGGAGACGTTGTACCCGTACGTCATGGCCCTGACGAGCCGCGTCAGGTTCATCCACGCGATCACCCTCATGCCGATGCGCTTCAACCACCCGCTGCGCGTCGCCGAACGTCTTGCCACCGAAGACATCCTGTCCAACGGTCGCGTCGAGCTCGGCACCGGACGCGGCAACACGACACTCGCGCTGCGCGCGTTCGAGGTCGGCGCGGAGGAGAACAAGGCGCAGTGGTCGGAGGGACTCGACCTGCTCCGCGCCGCGTTCCTGCACGACCCGTTCCACTTCGAGGGCGAGTACTACAAGGTGCCGCCGCGGAGCCTGACGCCGAAGCCGGTGCAGATCCCGCACCCGCCGATCTCGGTTGCCGCAACGAGCCCGGAGACCCACCGCCAGGCCGCGCAGAAGGGCATCGGCGCGATCAGCTCGTCGAGCTTCATGGGCTTCGACTACCTCAAGAACGCTCTCGGCCTGTACGACGAGACGTTTGAGTCGACGACTCACGACCACCCGACGAACTACAGCAAGTCGGTGATGATCTTCGGGTCGCTCATCTGCCTCGACAGCTTGGAGGAGGCCGTCGCCGCGGTACCGCCCGCACTGACGTACGCCAAGAACGCGCTGGGCGCGTACGAACGGCTCTCGAAACTGTCGGCCGACTACGCCTACATGGGCGCGGTCAAGGACGTCGACTTCCACGATCAGGACTTCATGCTCAACGAGTCCGCGGGATTCATCGTGGGCGACCCGGCCGAGTGCATCAGACAGGTCCAGCGTTACGCCGATCTCGGCATCGACACGCTCCTCATGCGCATCGACTCGATCCCGCACGACGTGATCATGCGGACCATCGAGCTGTTCGGCAAGCACGTGATCCCGCACTTCCAGGCGCCGCAGAACGTCGTCAAGCCGACCGACGACGTCCTCGACGAGATCCGGGCCCTCCGGCCGGTGCACGAGGAGCGACTCAAGGAGCTCGAGTCCAGGCTCGCGGGACAGCCGGCCTGA
- a CDS encoding enoyl-CoA hydratase/isomerase family protein, whose protein sequence is MAGARPRLGTRRTRRRPGRSRGALRGRQGHGELGDATQLRRRAARGLRAARRRVAVWAGRRRNADDRGRERPMLRVERRKEITWLVLDRAPANALDNAILRDLVGTLDELRTDRSVRGVVLTGAGDRFFCAGGDVKEFSAIDEDAGRERVRLGSRLKAALDAVECPLVCAVNGAAIGSGMEMAAFADFCVASTTARFGMPEINHGLLPMAKGIQQLVRVMGQQHAKTVLFSGEIFGAERAAAYGLVHEIVDGGVLWERADEWVTQMAAKPPELFRALKRTIVRSALLDDEALERMTEQDLLTYFGAEESRSSLTMLVGSGDTSATDAE, encoded by the coding sequence ATGGCGGGAGCACGGCCTCGACTGGGTACTCGACGAACCCGCCGACGTCCCGGAAGGTCGCGCGGCGCGCTACGCGGCCGACAGGGTCACGGTGAACTGGGTGACGCCACGCAGCTTCGGCGGCGTGCTGCTCGAGGTCTTCGAGCTGCGCGGCGACGTGTGGCTGTATGGGCGGGACGACGCCGGAACGCGGACGACCGTGGGAGGGAGCGACCGATGCTGAGGGTCGAACGCCGCAAGGAGATCACCTGGCTCGTGCTCGACCGAGCGCCGGCGAACGCGCTCGACAACGCGATCCTGCGCGACCTGGTCGGCACCCTCGACGAGCTGCGGACCGACCGGTCGGTCAGAGGCGTCGTCCTCACCGGTGCGGGTGACCGGTTCTTCTGCGCCGGTGGCGACGTCAAGGAGTTCAGTGCGATCGACGAGGACGCGGGGCGCGAGCGGGTCCGTCTCGGCTCGCGACTGAAGGCGGCACTCGACGCCGTCGAGTGTCCGCTGGTGTGCGCCGTCAACGGCGCGGCGATCGGATCGGGCATGGAGATGGCCGCGTTCGCCGACTTCTGCGTCGCGTCGACCACCGCGAGGTTCGGCATGCCGGAGATCAACCACGGCCTGCTCCCGATGGCCAAGGGCATCCAGCAACTCGTCCGGGTGATGGGCCAGCAGCATGCCAAGACGGTGCTGTTCTCCGGCGAGATCTTCGGCGCGGAACGCGCGGCCGCGTACGGCCTGGTGCACGAGATCGTCGACGGCGGCGTCCTGTGGGAGCGCGCCGACGAATGGGTCACGCAGATGGCGGCCAAGCCACCCGAGCTCTTCCGGGCGCTCAAGCGGACGATCGTGCGGAGCGCCCTCCTCGACGACGAGGCACTGGAACGCATGACGGAGCAGGACCTGCTCACGTACTTCGGGGCCGAGGAGTCACGGTCGAGCCTGACCATGCTCGTCGGCTCGGGTGACACCAGCGCTACTGACGCCGAGTGA